One genomic segment of Drosophila melanogaster chromosome 3R includes these proteins:
- the Rox8 gene encoding Rox8, isoform C: MDESQPKTLYVGNLDSSVSEDLLIALFSTMGPVKSCKIIREPGNDPYAFIEYSNYQAATTALTAMNKRLFLEKEIKVNWATSPGNQPKTDISSHHHIFVGDLSPEIETETLREAFAPFGEISNCRIVRDPHTMKSKGYAFVSFVKKAEAENAIQAMNGQWIGSRSIRTNWSTRKLPPPREPSKGGGQGGGMGGGPGNGSGVKGSQRHTFEEVYNQSSPTNTTVYCGGFPPNVISDDLMHKHFVQFGPIQDVRVFKDKGFSFIKFVTKEAAAHAIEHTHNSEVHGNLVKCFWGKENGGDNSANNLNAAAAAAAASANVAAVAAANAAVAAGAGMPGQMMTQQQIAAATGAAIPGQMMTPQQIAAQYPYAYQQMGYWYPPATYPTTQMQTQYMQQGYYPYAYPTSAQQAGGVPAGYRMVPPNVAWGVPGTVVPGVTAAAASAAAAANGSLAPQMMYSAAMPQYQTQ, translated from the exons ATGGACGAGTCGCAACCGAAGACCCTATACGTGGGCAACCTGGATAGCTCAGTGTCCGAGGACCTGCTAATTGCCCTCTTCAGCACCATGGGGCCCGtcaaaagctgcaaaatcatTCGGGAACCGGGCAACGATCCATATGCCTTCATCGAATATTCCAACTACCAGGCAGCCACAACAGCTCTGACCGCCATGAATAAACGCCTATTCCTCGAAAAGGAAATCAAG GTCAACTGGGCCACCAGTCCCGGCAATCAGCCGAAGACAGACATCAGTTCGCACCACCACATATTCGTGGGCGACCTCAGTCCCGAGATTGAGACAGAAACACTGCGCGAGGCTTTCGCCCCATTCGGAGAGATCTCCAACTGTCGCATTGTGCGCGACCCTCACACCATGAAGTCAAAGGGTTACGCCTTCGTGTCGTTTGTGAAAAAGGCGGAGGCAGAGAACGCCATCCAGGCGATGAACGGCCAGTGGATTGGCTCGCGCTCGATACGCACCAACTGGTCCACGCGCAAGCTGCCACCACCACGCGAGCCTTCCAAGGGCGGAGGCCAGGGAGGCGGAATGGGTGGCGGACCGGGCAATGGGTCCGGTGTAAAGGGAAGTCAACGCCACACCTTCGAGGAAGTGTATAACCAGTCGAGCCCCACCAACACCACCGTATACTGTGGCGGATTCCCGCCGAATGTCATCAGTGACGACCTGATGCACAAGCACTTCGTCCAGTTTGGTCCCATCCAGGACGTGCGGGTCTTCAAGGACAAGGGCTTCTCGTTCATCAAGTTTGTTACCAAGGAGGCAGCCGCCCACGCCATCGAGCACACGCACAACAGCGAGGTACATGGAAACCTGGTAAAGTGCTTCTGGGGCAAAGAGAACGGAGGCGATAACTCGGCCAATAACCTCaatgccgccgctgccgcgGCAGCAGCCTCTGCCAATGTTGCCGCCGTTGCGGCAGCCAATGCTGCGGTTGCCGCTGGAGCGGGTATGCCCGGTCAGATGATGACGCAGCAACAGATCGCCGCCGCAACAGGAGCGGCGATACCCGGCCAAATGATGACACCCCAGCAGATTGCGGCGCAGTATCCATACGCGTACCAGCAGATGGGCTACTGGTATCCACCTGCG ACTTATCCCACAACCCAGATGCAGACGCAATACATGCAGCAGGGCTACTATCCCTACGCCTACCCTACCAGTGCTCAGCAAGCGGGAGGAGTCC CGGCTGGATACCGCATGGTGCCGCCGAATGTAGCATGGGGCGTGCCCGGAACTGTGGTGCCCGGTGTGACGGCTGCCGCAGCATCCGCGGCCGCTGCAGCGAACGGATCACTTGCCCCCCAAATGATGTACAGTGCTGCGATGCCACAATACCAGACCCAATGA
- the Rox8 gene encoding Rox8, isoform D, with translation MDESQPKTLYVGNLDSSVSEDLLIALFSTMGPVKSCKIIREPGNDPYAFIEYSNYQAATTALTAMNKRLFLEKEIKVNWATSPGNQPKTDISSHHHIFVGDLSPEIETETLREAFAPFGEISNCRIVRDPHTMKSKGYAFVSFVKKAEAENAIQAMNGQWIGSRSIRTNWSTRKLPPPREPSKGGGQGGGMGGGPGNGSGVKGSQRHTFEEVYNQSSPTNTTVYCGGFPPNVISDDLMHKHFVQFGPIQDVRVFKDKGFSFIKFVTKEAAAHAIEHTHNSEVHGNLVKCFWGKENGGDNSANNLNAAAAAAAASANVAAVAAANAAVAAGAGMPGQMMTQQQIAAATGAAIPGQMMTPQQIAAQYPYAYQQMGYWYPPATYPTTQMQTQYMQQGYYPYAYPTSAQQAGGVPCIQFSAAGYRMVPPNVAWGVPGTVVPGVTAAAASAAAAANGSLAPQMMYSAAMPQYQTQ, from the exons ATGGACGAGTCGCAACCGAAGACCCTATACGTGGGCAACCTGGATAGCTCAGTGTCCGAGGACCTGCTAATTGCCCTCTTCAGCACCATGGGGCCCGtcaaaagctgcaaaatcatTCGGGAACCGGGCAACGATCCATATGCCTTCATCGAATATTCCAACTACCAGGCAGCCACAACAGCTCTGACCGCCATGAATAAACGCCTATTCCTCGAAAAGGAAATCAAG GTCAACTGGGCCACCAGTCCCGGCAATCAGCCGAAGACAGACATCAGTTCGCACCACCACATATTCGTGGGCGACCTCAGTCCCGAGATTGAGACAGAAACACTGCGCGAGGCTTTCGCCCCATTCGGAGAGATCTCCAACTGTCGCATTGTGCGCGACCCTCACACCATGAAGTCAAAGGGTTACGCCTTCGTGTCGTTTGTGAAAAAGGCGGAGGCAGAGAACGCCATCCAGGCGATGAACGGCCAGTGGATTGGCTCGCGCTCGATACGCACCAACTGGTCCACGCGCAAGCTGCCACCACCACGCGAGCCTTCCAAGGGCGGAGGCCAGGGAGGCGGAATGGGTGGCGGACCGGGCAATGGGTCCGGTGTAAAGGGAAGTCAACGCCACACCTTCGAGGAAGTGTATAACCAGTCGAGCCCCACCAACACCACCGTATACTGTGGCGGATTCCCGCCGAATGTCATCAGTGACGACCTGATGCACAAGCACTTCGTCCAGTTTGGTCCCATCCAGGACGTGCGGGTCTTCAAGGACAAGGGCTTCTCGTTCATCAAGTTTGTTACCAAGGAGGCAGCCGCCCACGCCATCGAGCACACGCACAACAGCGAGGTACATGGAAACCTGGTAAAGTGCTTCTGGGGCAAAGAGAACGGAGGCGATAACTCGGCCAATAACCTCaatgccgccgctgccgcgGCAGCAGCCTCTGCCAATGTTGCCGCCGTTGCGGCAGCCAATGCTGCGGTTGCCGCTGGAGCGGGTATGCCCGGTCAGATGATGACGCAGCAACAGATCGCCGCCGCAACAGGAGCGGCGATACCCGGCCAAATGATGACACCCCAGCAGATTGCGGCGCAGTATCCATACGCGTACCAGCAGATGGGCTACTGGTATCCACCTGCG ACTTATCCCACAACCCAGATGCAGACGCAATACATGCAGCAGGGCTACTATCCCTACGCCTACCCTACCAGTGCTCAGCAAGCGGGAGGAGTCC CTTGCATACAATTTTCAGCGGCTGGATACCGCATGGTGCCGCCGAATGTAGCATGGGGCGTGCCCGGAACTGTGGTGCCCGGTGTGACGGCTGCCGCAGCATCCGCGGCCGCTGCAGCGAACGGATCACTTGCCCCCCAAATGATGTACAGTGCTGCGATGCCACAATACCAGACCCAATGA
- the spas gene encoding spastin, isoform D: MVRTKNQSSSSSASSSSTKSPIKSSSGAGSSGGGLGGRQSTHRSSSASNVAAVVAGGSSAAGGGSSSNRRSPGSSPDGDDDTTTTDDLTPTTCSPRSGHHHSYGGYSSSVHKQNLYVVSFPIIFLFNVLRSLIYQLFCIFRYLYGASTKVIYRPHRRDCNIEIVVQNSSKEQQQSLNHPSELNREGDGQEQQLSNQPQRFRPIQPLEMAANRPGGGYSPGPGDPLLAKQKHHHRRAFEYISKALKIDEENEGHKELAIELYRKGIKELEDGIAVDCWSGRGDVWDRAQRLHDKMQTNLSMARDRLHFLASGRKLTIGSKRPVNLAVANKSQTLPRNLGSKTSVGAVQRQPAKTAATPPAVRRQFSSGRNTPPQRSRTPINNNGPSGSGASTPVVSVKGVEQKLVQLILDEIVEGGAKVEWTDIAGQDVAKQALQEMVILPSVRPELFTGLRAPAKGLLLFGPPGNGKTLLARAVATECSATFLNISAASLTSKYVGDGEKLVRALFAVARHMQPSIIFIDEVDSLLSERSSSEHEASRRLKTEFLVEFDGLPGNPDGDRIVVLAATNRPQELDEAALRRFTKRVYVSLPDEQTRELLLNRLLQKQGSPLDTEALRRLAKITDGYSGSDLTALAKDAALEPIRELNVEQVKCLDISAMRAITEQDFHSSLKRIRRSVAPQSLNSYEKWSQDYGDITI, encoded by the exons ATGGTACGCACTAAAAACCAGTCGTCCTCCTccagcgccagcagcagcagcaccaagtCACCAATAAAGTCCAGCAGCGGGGCAGGATCATCCGGCGGAGGACTCGGTGGTCGCCAGTCCACTCACCGCTCGTCGAGCGCCTCAAAcgttgctgccgttgttgcCGGCGGTTCATCTGCCGCCGGTGGAGGCTCCTCATCGAATCGCCGTAGTCCGGGCAGCTCACCCGACGGCGACGAcgacaccaccaccacagATGACCTGACCCCCACAACGTGCTCCCCACGCAGCGGCCACCACCATTCGTACGGCGGCTACTCGTCCTCTGTGCACAAACAGAACCTCTACGTCGTCTCGTTCCCCATAATCTTTCTTTTCAACGTTCTGCGCTCGCTGATTTATCAgctgttttgtatttttcgcTACCTATACGGTGCGAGCACAAAGGTGATATACCGCCCGCACCGACGCGACTGTAATATTGAAATCGTGGTGCAGAATTCCTCCAAGGAGCAACAGCAGTCGTTGAACCATCCTTCGGAGCTGAACCGTGAAGGTGACGGACAGGAACAGCAGTTATCCAATCAGCCACAGCGTTTCAGGCCCATTCAACCGTTGGAGATGGCCGCCAATCGTCCGGGAGGAGGGTATTCACCTGGTCCCGGCGATCCATTGCTGGCCAAGCAGAAGCATCACCATCGACGCGCCTTCGAGTACATCTCCAAGGCGCTCAAAATTGATGAGGAGAACGAAG GTCACAAAGAGCTGGCAATTGAGCTCTACCGAAAAGGTATCAAGGAGCTAGAGGATGGCATAGCTGTCGATTGCTGGAGTGGACGTGGTGATGTGTGGGATCGGGCTCAGCGCCTGCACGACAAGATGCAGACAAACCTTTCGATGGCGCGGGATCGTCTCCATTTTCTAG CATCTGGCCGCAAACTGACAATTGGATCCAAACGACCCGTCAACttggccgtggccaacaaatCACAAACGCTGCCCCGCAACCTTGGCTCCAAAACATCTGTAGGCGCAGTCCAAAGGCAACCAGCCAAGACAGCTGCAACGCCTCCCGCCGTTCGGCGACAATTT TCTTCGGGGCGTAATACGCCGCCCCAGCGTTCGCGGACTCCCATAAACAACAACGGACCCAGTGGCAGTGGCGCCAGCACTCCGGTGGTTAGTGTGAAGGGAGTGGAACAGAAGCTGGTGCAACTTATACTCGACGAGATCGTCGAGGGTGGGGCCAAAGTGGAGTGGACTGACATTGCCGGTCAGGATGTGGCCAAGCAGGCTCTACAGGAAATGGTCATTCTACCCTCCGTCCGACCGGAACTCTTTACGG GGCTTCGTGCACCGGCTAAGGGTTTATTGCTGTTTGGTCCTCCCGGAAATGGCAAGACACTGCTGGCCCGCGCCGTGGCTACTGAGTGTAGTGCCACCTTCCTGAACATTTCGGCTGCCTCGCTGACCAGCAAGTACGTGGGGGATGGCGAGAAACTGGTGAGGGCTCTCTTCGCCGTGGCCCGTCACATGCAGCCCTCCATTATTTTCATCGACGAGGTGGACTCGTTGCTTTCAGAGCGAAGCAGCAGCGAGCATGAAGCATCGCGTCGCCTAAAGACCGAGTTTCTAGTGGAGTTCGATGGGCTGCCTGGAAATCCAGACGGAGACAGGATCGTGGTGCTGGCCGCCACCAATCGACCGCAGGAATTGGACGAGGCAGCCCTGCGTCGGTTCACAAAGCGCGTTTACGTCTCACTGCCCGACGAGCAAACCCGCGAGCTGCTCCTCAATCGACTGCTCCAGAAGCAAGGCAGTCCGTTGGATACCGAGGCGTTGCGTCGCCTTGCAAAGATAACAGACGGATACTCGGGCTCCGACTTAACGGCACTGGCCAAGGACGCCGCATTGGAGCCCATTCGAGAGTTGAATGTGGAGCAAGTGAAGTGTCTGGACATCAGTGCAATGCGTGCAATCACAGAGCAGGACTTTCACAGTTCGCTCAAGCGCATCAGGCGCTCGGTGGCGCCGCAAAGCCTCAACTCATATGAGAAGTGGTCGCAAGATTATGGCGACATCACCATCTAG
- the spas gene encoding spastin, isoform F, whose translation MAANRPGGGYSPGPGDPLLAKQKHHHRRAFEYISKALKIDEENEGHKELAIELYRKGIKELEDGIAVDCWSGRGDVWDRAQRLHDKMQTNLSMARDRLHFLASGRKLTIGSKRPVNLAVANKSQTLPRNLGSKTSVGAVQRQPAKTAATPPAVRRQFSSGRNTPPQRSRTPINNNGPSGSGASTPVVSVKGVEQKLVQLILDEIVEGGAKVEWTDIAGQDVAKQALQEMVILPSVRPELFTGLRAPAKGLLLFGPPGNGKTLLARAVATECSATFLNISAASLTSKYVGDGEKLVRALFAVARHMQPSIIFIDEVDSLLSERSSSEHEASRRLKTEFLVEFDGLPGNPDGDRIVVLAATNRPQELDEAALRRFTKRVYVSLPDEQTRELLLNRLLQKQGSPLDTEALRRLAKITDGYSGSDLTALAKDAALEPIRELNVEQVKCLDISAMRAITEQDFHSSLKRIRRSVAPQSLNSYEKWSQDYGDITI comes from the exons ATGGCCGCCAATCGTCCGGGAGGAGGGTATTCACCTGGTCCCGGCGATCCATTGCTGGCCAAGCAGAAGCATCACCATCGACGCGCCTTCGAGTACATCTCCAAGGCGCTCAAAATTGATGAGGAGAACGAAG GTCACAAAGAGCTGGCAATTGAGCTCTACCGAAAAGGTATCAAGGAGCTAGAGGATGGCATAGCTGTCGATTGCTGGAGTGGACGTGGTGATGTGTGGGATCGGGCTCAGCGCCTGCACGACAAGATGCAGACAAACCTTTCGATGGCGCGGGATCGTCTCCATTTTCTAG CATCTGGCCGCAAACTGACAATTGGATCCAAACGACCCGTCAACttggccgtggccaacaaatCACAAACGCTGCCCCGCAACCTTGGCTCCAAAACATCTGTAGGCGCAGTCCAAAGGCAACCAGCCAAGACAGCTGCAACGCCTCCCGCCGTTCGGCGACAATTT TCTTCGGGGCGTAATACGCCGCCCCAGCGTTCGCGGACTCCCATAAACAACAACGGACCCAGTGGCAGTGGCGCCAGCACTCCGGTGGTTAGTGTGAAGGGAGTGGAACAGAAGCTGGTGCAACTTATACTCGACGAGATCGTCGAGGGTGGGGCCAAAGTGGAGTGGACTGACATTGCCGGTCAGGATGTGGCCAAGCAGGCTCTACAGGAAATGGTCATTCTACCCTCCGTCCGACCGGAACTCTTTACGG GGCTTCGTGCACCGGCTAAGGGTTTATTGCTGTTTGGTCCTCCCGGAAATGGCAAGACACTGCTGGCCCGCGCCGTGGCTACTGAGTGTAGTGCCACCTTCCTGAACATTTCGGCTGCCTCGCTGACCAGCAAGTACGTGGGGGATGGCGAGAAACTGGTGAGGGCTCTCTTCGCCGTGGCCCGTCACATGCAGCCCTCCATTATTTTCATCGACGAGGTGGACTCGTTGCTTTCAGAGCGAAGCAGCAGCGAGCATGAAGCATCGCGTCGCCTAAAGACCGAGTTTCTAGTGGAGTTCGATGGGCTGCCTGGAAATCCAGACGGAGACAGGATCGTGGTGCTGGCCGCCACCAATCGACCGCAGGAATTGGACGAGGCAGCCCTGCGTCGGTTCACAAAGCGCGTTTACGTCTCACTGCCCGACGAGCAAACCCGCGAGCTGCTCCTCAATCGACTGCTCCAGAAGCAAGGCAGTCCGTTGGATACCGAGGCGTTGCGTCGCCTTGCAAAGATAACAGACGGATACTCGGGCTCCGACTTAACGGCACTGGCCAAGGACGCCGCATTGGAGCCCATTCGAGAGTTGAATGTGGAGCAAGTGAAGTGTCTGGACATCAGTGCAATGCGTGCAATCACAGAGCAGGACTTTCACAGTTCGCTCAAGCGCATCAGGCGCTCGGTGGCGCCGCAAAGCCTCAACTCATATGAGAAGTGGTCGCAAGATTATGGCGACATCACCATCTAG
- the spas gene encoding spastin, isoform E — protein sequence MAANRPGGGYSPGPGDPLLAKQKHHHRRAFEYISKALKIDEENEGHKELAIELYRKGIKELEDGIAVDCWSGRGDVWDRAQRLHDKMQTNLSMARDRLHFLALREQDLQMQRLSLKEKQKEEAQSKPQKTREPMLAGMTNEPMKLRVRSSGYGPKATTSAQPTASGRKLTIGSKRPVNLAVANKSQTLPRNLGSKTSVGAVQRQPAKTAATPPAVRRQFSSGRNTPPQRSRTPINNNGPSGSGASTPVVSVKGVEQKLVQLILDEIVEGGAKVEWTDIAGQDVAKQALQEMVILPSVRPELFTGLRAPAKGLLLFGPPGNGKTLLARAVATECSATFLNISAASLTSKYVGDGEKLVRALFAVARHMQPSIIFIDEVDSLLSERSSSEHEASRRLKTEFLVEFDGLPGNPDGDRIVVLAATNRPQELDEAALRRFTKRVYVSLPDEQTRELLLNRLLQKQGSPLDTEALRRLAKITDGYSGSDLTALAKDAALEPIRELNVEQVKCLDISAMRAITEQDFHSSLKRIRRSVAPQSLNSYEKWSQDYGDITI from the exons ATGGCCGCCAATCGTCCGGGAGGAGGGTATTCACCTGGTCCCGGCGATCCATTGCTGGCCAAGCAGAAGCATCACCATCGACGCGCCTTCGAGTACATCTCCAAGGCGCTCAAAATTGATGAGGAGAACGAAG GTCACAAAGAGCTGGCAATTGAGCTCTACCGAAAAGGTATCAAGGAGCTAGAGGATGGCATAGCTGTCGATTGCTGGAGTGGACGTGGTGATGTGTGGGATCGGGCTCAGCGCCTGCACGACAAGATGCAGACAAACCTTTCGATGGCGCGGGATCGTCTCCATTTTCTAG CTCTGCGTGAGCAGGATTTGCAAATGCAGCGCCTCTCCTTAAAGGAGAAGCAGAAAGAAGAGGCTCAAAGCAAGCCGCAGAAGACCAGGGAGCCCATGCTGGCAGGAATGACCAACGAACCAATGAAACTAAGGGTGCGCAGCAGTGGCTATGGGCCCAAGGCCACCACCAGTGCCCAACCCACTG CATCTGGCCGCAAACTGACAATTGGATCCAAACGACCCGTCAACttggccgtggccaacaaatCACAAACGCTGCCCCGCAACCTTGGCTCCAAAACATCTGTAGGCGCAGTCCAAAGGCAACCAGCCAAGACAGCTGCAACGCCTCCCGCCGTTCGGCGACAATTT TCTTCGGGGCGTAATACGCCGCCCCAGCGTTCGCGGACTCCCATAAACAACAACGGACCCAGTGGCAGTGGCGCCAGCACTCCGGTGGTTAGTGTGAAGGGAGTGGAACAGAAGCTGGTGCAACTTATACTCGACGAGATCGTCGAGGGTGGGGCCAAAGTGGAGTGGACTGACATTGCCGGTCAGGATGTGGCCAAGCAGGCTCTACAGGAAATGGTCATTCTACCCTCCGTCCGACCGGAACTCTTTACGG GGCTTCGTGCACCGGCTAAGGGTTTATTGCTGTTTGGTCCTCCCGGAAATGGCAAGACACTGCTGGCCCGCGCCGTGGCTACTGAGTGTAGTGCCACCTTCCTGAACATTTCGGCTGCCTCGCTGACCAGCAAGTACGTGGGGGATGGCGAGAAACTGGTGAGGGCTCTCTTCGCCGTGGCCCGTCACATGCAGCCCTCCATTATTTTCATCGACGAGGTGGACTCGTTGCTTTCAGAGCGAAGCAGCAGCGAGCATGAAGCATCGCGTCGCCTAAAGACCGAGTTTCTAGTGGAGTTCGATGGGCTGCCTGGAAATCCAGACGGAGACAGGATCGTGGTGCTGGCCGCCACCAATCGACCGCAGGAATTGGACGAGGCAGCCCTGCGTCGGTTCACAAAGCGCGTTTACGTCTCACTGCCCGACGAGCAAACCCGCGAGCTGCTCCTCAATCGACTGCTCCAGAAGCAAGGCAGTCCGTTGGATACCGAGGCGTTGCGTCGCCTTGCAAAGATAACAGACGGATACTCGGGCTCCGACTTAACGGCACTGGCCAAGGACGCCGCATTGGAGCCCATTCGAGAGTTGAATGTGGAGCAAGTGAAGTGTCTGGACATCAGTGCAATGCGTGCAATCACAGAGCAGGACTTTCACAGTTCGCTCAAGCGCATCAGGCGCTCGGTGGCGCCGCAAAGCCTCAACTCATATGAGAAGTGGTCGCAAGATTATGGCGACATCACCATCTAG
- the CG5986 gene encoding uncharacterized protein, isoform A: MGINIFINSKYIISCGDHVKCDELYSRIAEKTNLQPGEYYLVSNGKRLEGEISSGDVHCVLRQLGGKGGFGSMLRAIGAQIEKTTNREACRDLSGRRLRDINEEKRVRAWLEKQGEREREAEERKKRKIEKLLAVPKHDFKDDKYEEARANLTEKVNDAFEEGLKQAEENKEKGVEEATSSGTKRKSPAVDKTKAKKKKKGTLWIDDDISGSDSDSDDSEEEPKTQKKAIQN, encoded by the exons atgggcataaatatttttataaacagtaaatatataatttcttgTGGAGATCACGTTAAATGTGATGAGCTTTACAGTCGGATTGCGGAGAAAACA AACCTGCAACCAGGGGAATACTACTTAGTCAGCAATGGCAAGCGCTTGGAGGGAGAAATTTCATCTGGAGATGTTCACTGCGTTCTCCGCCAGCTCGGTGGCAAAGGAGGATTTGGTTCCATGCTTCGAGCCATTGGTGCGCAAATTGAAAAGACAACCAATCGCGAGGCTTGCCGCGATCTAAGTGGTCGCCGTTTGCGGGATATCAACGAGGAGAAGCGGGTGCGCGCCTGGCTGGAGAAGCAGGGCGAACGGGAACGGGAGGCCGAGGAGCGTAAAAAGCGAAAAATCGAGAAACTGCTGGCCGTGCCCAAGCACGACTTTAAGGACGATAAGTACGAGGAAGCCAGGGCTAATCTGACCGAGAAGGTAAACGACGCCTTCGAGGAGGGACTCAAGCAGGCCGAGGAGAACAAGGAGAAAGGCGTCGAGGAAGCAACTTCCAGTGGCACAAAGAGGAAATCCCCCGCCGTAGACAAGACCAAggcaaaaaagaagaaaaagggCACACTCTGGATAGACGATGACATCTCTGGATCCGACTCTGACTCTGACGACAGCGAGGAGGAGccaaaaacacagaaaaaagcTATACAAAACTAG
- the spas gene encoding spastin, isoform B — MVRTKNQSSSSSASSSSTKSPIKSSSGAGSSGGGLGGRQSTHRSSSASNVAAVVAGGSSAAGGGSSSNRRSPGSSPDGDDDTTTTDDLTPTTCSPRSGHHHSYGGYSSSVHKQNLYVVSFPIIFLFNVLRSLIYQLFCIFRYLYGASTKVIYRPHRRDCNIEIVVQNSSKEQQQSLNHPSELNREGDGQEQQLSNQPQRFRPIQPLEMAANRPGGGYSPGPGDPLLAKQKHHHRRAFEYISKALKIDEENEGHKELAIELYRKGIKELEDGIAVDCWSGRGDVWDRAQRLHDKMQTNLSMARDRLHFLALREQDLQMQRLSLKEKQKEEAQSKPQKTREPMLAGMTNEPMKLRVRSSGYGPKATTSAQPTASGRKLTIGSKRPVNLAVANKSQTLPRNLGSKTSVGAVQRQPAKTAATPPAVRRQFSSGRNTPPQRSRTPINNNGPSGSGASTPVVSVKGVEQKLVQLILDEIVEGGAKVEWTDIAGQDVAKQALQEMVILPSVRPELFTGLRAPAKGLLLFGPPGNGKTLLARAVATECSATFLNISAASLTSKYVGDGEKLVRALFAVARHMQPSIIFIDEVDSLLSERSSSEHEASRRLKTEFLVEFDGLPGNPDGDRIVVLAATNRPQELDEAALRRFTKRVYVSLPDEQTRELLLNRLLQKQGSPLDTEALRRLAKITDGYSGSDLTALAKDAALEPIRELNVEQVKCLDISAMRAITEQDFHSSLKRIRRSVAPQSLNSYEKWSQDYGDITI, encoded by the exons ATGGTACGCACTAAAAACCAGTCGTCCTCCTccagcgccagcagcagcagcaccaagtCACCAATAAAGTCCAGCAGCGGGGCAGGATCATCCGGCGGAGGACTCGGTGGTCGCCAGTCCACTCACCGCTCGTCGAGCGCCTCAAAcgttgctgccgttgttgcCGGCGGTTCATCTGCCGCCGGTGGAGGCTCCTCATCGAATCGCCGTAGTCCGGGCAGCTCACCCGACGGCGACGAcgacaccaccaccacagATGACCTGACCCCCACAACGTGCTCCCCACGCAGCGGCCACCACCATTCGTACGGCGGCTACTCGTCCTCTGTGCACAAACAGAACCTCTACGTCGTCTCGTTCCCCATAATCTTTCTTTTCAACGTTCTGCGCTCGCTGATTTATCAgctgttttgtatttttcgcTACCTATACGGTGCGAGCACAAAGGTGATATACCGCCCGCACCGACGCGACTGTAATATTGAAATCGTGGTGCAGAATTCCTCCAAGGAGCAACAGCAGTCGTTGAACCATCCTTCGGAGCTGAACCGTGAAGGTGACGGACAGGAACAGCAGTTATCCAATCAGCCACAGCGTTTCAGGCCCATTCAACCGTTGGAGATGGCCGCCAATCGTCCGGGAGGAGGGTATTCACCTGGTCCCGGCGATCCATTGCTGGCCAAGCAGAAGCATCACCATCGACGCGCCTTCGAGTACATCTCCAAGGCGCTCAAAATTGATGAGGAGAACGAAG GTCACAAAGAGCTGGCAATTGAGCTCTACCGAAAAGGTATCAAGGAGCTAGAGGATGGCATAGCTGTCGATTGCTGGAGTGGACGTGGTGATGTGTGGGATCGGGCTCAGCGCCTGCACGACAAGATGCAGACAAACCTTTCGATGGCGCGGGATCGTCTCCATTTTCTAG CTCTGCGTGAGCAGGATTTGCAAATGCAGCGCCTCTCCTTAAAGGAGAAGCAGAAAGAAGAGGCTCAAAGCAAGCCGCAGAAGACCAGGGAGCCCATGCTGGCAGGAATGACCAACGAACCAATGAAACTAAGGGTGCGCAGCAGTGGCTATGGGCCCAAGGCCACCACCAGTGCCCAACCCACTG CATCTGGCCGCAAACTGACAATTGGATCCAAACGACCCGTCAACttggccgtggccaacaaatCACAAACGCTGCCCCGCAACCTTGGCTCCAAAACATCTGTAGGCGCAGTCCAAAGGCAACCAGCCAAGACAGCTGCAACGCCTCCCGCCGTTCGGCGACAATTT TCTTCGGGGCGTAATACGCCGCCCCAGCGTTCGCGGACTCCCATAAACAACAACGGACCCAGTGGCAGTGGCGCCAGCACTCCGGTGGTTAGTGTGAAGGGAGTGGAACAGAAGCTGGTGCAACTTATACTCGACGAGATCGTCGAGGGTGGGGCCAAAGTGGAGTGGACTGACATTGCCGGTCAGGATGTGGCCAAGCAGGCTCTACAGGAAATGGTCATTCTACCCTCCGTCCGACCGGAACTCTTTACGG GGCTTCGTGCACCGGCTAAGGGTTTATTGCTGTTTGGTCCTCCCGGAAATGGCAAGACACTGCTGGCCCGCGCCGTGGCTACTGAGTGTAGTGCCACCTTCCTGAACATTTCGGCTGCCTCGCTGACCAGCAAGTACGTGGGGGATGGCGAGAAACTGGTGAGGGCTCTCTTCGCCGTGGCCCGTCACATGCAGCCCTCCATTATTTTCATCGACGAGGTGGACTCGTTGCTTTCAGAGCGAAGCAGCAGCGAGCATGAAGCATCGCGTCGCCTAAAGACCGAGTTTCTAGTGGAGTTCGATGGGCTGCCTGGAAATCCAGACGGAGACAGGATCGTGGTGCTGGCCGCCACCAATCGACCGCAGGAATTGGACGAGGCAGCCCTGCGTCGGTTCACAAAGCGCGTTTACGTCTCACTGCCCGACGAGCAAACCCGCGAGCTGCTCCTCAATCGACTGCTCCAGAAGCAAGGCAGTCCGTTGGATACCGAGGCGTTGCGTCGCCTTGCAAAGATAACAGACGGATACTCGGGCTCCGACTTAACGGCACTGGCCAAGGACGCCGCATTGGAGCCCATTCGAGAGTTGAATGTGGAGCAAGTGAAGTGTCTGGACATCAGTGCAATGCGTGCAATCACAGAGCAGGACTTTCACAGTTCGCTCAAGCGCATCAGGCGCTCGGTGGCGCCGCAAAGCCTCAACTCATATGAGAAGTGGTCGCAAGATTATGGCGACATCACCATCTAG